The Hydrogenobacter sp. T-2 region GTAATACCAAGCGTATAGAAGCATTACACCGTTTATAAACTGATGGGTATGTCCTGGTGCCCAATAGAGCCTTTCGTAGAAAAGATAAAGCTCCTCTCTTGAGCCTACCTTTGGTATGGAGGTAAGAAAGGCGAGTAACATAAAAATAGAAAGCAATACAGAAATTGATGCTAAGTGCTCTCTTGGGTTTTCTGAGAATATACCTTTTTCAGCCTTTGTCAGAAGTCCAAAACCACCGAGCCAAAAACCGGCAAAAAAGAGTAAAGCACCAAGCCAGAAAAGTGGATGGTCTATGGTGGGAAGGTAGTTGTTAGATACTCCCTTACCAACTCCCAGAAGGGAAACAAGGGCTATAAAGAAAATGCCAGTTAGAGAAAAGTAAAAGGGTGTTTTTAACTCTTCTTTAAAGGTTAATTGCCACAAAAGGAGGGTGAAGGTAAGGAAAAAACCCACTATGGCGAGGTCTACGTGTCCTATAATGGCGTGGTAAAAATAACCTGGGGGAACGAGCTTATAGATTGCAGGAGTTCTTGCTACTGCAGCCACAAGGGCAAGCAAGCCACCAAGACCCAAAGAAACAATAGAAAGCAAAAGCCATTTTCTGTGCATGGTCTATCTCCTCATGTCAAAGACCATTACGGAAAACAGAAGGGCTATATATAGGATTGAGTAGAAAAACAAAAACATACCGTTGGGCTTTTTTGAAAGGACAAACTTGAGAGTGAGAAGAAGGTATAGACCACTTAAGAGGAGAGCGGAGACAAAGTATATGTGTCCTGCAATTCCGTAGATTGAAGGCAATAGGCTCAGTGGCAAAAGCCCTGCTGTATATATGAGGGTTTTTATCTTTGTATGCTCTATTCCCTTTGATACAGGAAGGGTTGGAATTCCGGCTCTTTTGTAGTCCTCTGCATACTTTATTGCCAAAACCCAGAAGTGGGGTGGTTGCCACATGAACATTATGAGAAAAAGTATAAGAGCTTCAAAGCCTACCTCTCCTCTCACTGACGCATACCCTATCACAGGAGGAAGAGCACCTGAAACACCACCTATTTCTGTAGCCAAAGGACTTTTTCTCTTTAAGGCAATGGTATATATCACCACATAGAAGAAGGAAGCGAGGAAAACAAAAAAAGTTGCAAGCATGTTTACCTTAAGGAGCATCACCACTGCAGAAAGCACAAGCAAAGACAAACCGAAGACAAGGGCATTCAAAGATGGTATGCTTCCGCTTGGCAGAGGTCTGTCCTTTGTCCTGCTCATAAGGGCGTCCAAGTCCCTGTCAAAAAACTGATTGAGAACTGCAGAACCTGCAGAGGCAAGCCCAGTCCCAAGAAGTGTCCAAAAGACAAGCCAAGGGTCTGGAAAGCCTCTTTTGGCAAAATACATGCCAGTAAGAGTTGTTATCAGAACAAGCAAGACTATGCCAGGCTTTGTGAGGATTATGTAATCCCTTATAAGACTACTGTATACCACCGCCCTACTTACCATGCAGGTTTTACCCTTGGCTCTGGAGTTTTGCTAAGTTGAAGGTTGTATGTAAGCCAAGCAAAAAGGAAAAAGCCCATAGCGGTGTCAAGAAACACAAGTGGGAGGAAAAAGCCAGATACCACCATGGAGATAGCAAACAGGAACTGAAGGTTTATAAAGACAAAGGCGGTAAGTGTTGTCCTGTTAAAGTTAGATACCATAGCCAAAAGAAAGGCAAGCCATGTAACATAGGCTATGTTCCTGTGGGCGAATTGGAGAGCGACCTGCCAGTTAGTAAGGTCTGGTATTAGCTTTCCTGCACAGGTAGGCCACTCATGACCACAGGCTTCACCAGAACCTGTGTATCGCACAAGGACACCGGTTATCATAGTGGTAAGGGCAAAGGCATAAGCCCAAAGAGGCACACCACCAGAAGGCTTTTCCTCCCTTTGCAAAAATCTATAAGTTAAAACCAAAGCACCAAGAATTATCATGGACTCGTATATGTGGAAGGACTCAAGAAGCATATGAGACACATATTTGAGGTTTGGAGCTTCTAACCTTATCATCTTCATCCCAGTAAGTGCAGCGGATATGGTAAAGAGTAAGGCAACAAGAGATGCTATCTTTGCAGATTTTGGAGCGGTCTTGTATTTGAACCACAAAAGGAAAAAGGTAAGGAATACAAAAATACCTGCGAGCCCGCTGACCGTTCTGTGTCCCATTTCTAACTTTGCGGAGGTCTCCTTTGGTAGTTGAAAGTTGCCATAGCAGAGGGGCCAATCAGGACAGGCAAGTCCAGAATCCGTTGACCTGACCGCCCCTCCCCATATCATCACTATGTAGGTAAACAGTATAGCAAGTCCTAAGGATAGCCTCAACATAATGGTTATAAATTATACCTCAGTGGGCTCTATTGTGAGGTCTCTCATATATCTGAGTAGTCCTTCTCTTAGGTCTTCCCTCTGCAATGCAAATTCAAGGATGGTCTGTATGTATCCCATAGGTGTTCCCGTGTCGTATACCCTTGAGTCAACCTTTATGGCATAGACCGCTTCTTCCTCAAGCAGTAGTCTGATGGCGTCAGTGAGCTGTATCTCACCTCCCTTACCGGGTGGTGTTATCTTAAGTTTTTCAAATATCCTTGGAGTAAAGAGATACCTCCCTACTATGGCAAGTCTTGAAGGAGCTTCTTCAGGCTTTGGCTTTTCCACAAGGTCATCTATTATGTATATGTCCTTTTCAATATGCCTGCCGTCTATAATGCCGTATTTTGAGACCTCCCTTTGCTCCACTTCAAAGACCGCTATCACGCTTTTACCAAACCTCTTGTATACGTCCATCATTTTTCTTAGCACATTATCCTCATCTCTGAGTATCACGTCTCCCAGACAAACTATGAAAGGCTCATAACCCACCACAGGCTCTGCCACAAGCACCGCATGACCAAGTCCTAATTGCTCTTTTTGTCTTATATATATGGGATTTATTAACCTGCTTATCTCCATTATGTTTTTCAAAAGCTCTGTTTTTCCACATTGTTCCAAGTGCTTTTCAAGGTCTGTGTTTATATCAAAGTGGTGTTCAATGGGTCTTTTATGTCTTCCTGTGACGAATATAATATTGTCAATGCCTGCCTCCAAACACTCTTCCACGATAAACTGAATGACAGGCTTATCAATTATAGGAAACATCTCCTTTGGCATGGCTTTTGTTGCTGGCAAAAACCTTGTCCCCCAGCCTGCTACTGGCAAAACCGCCTTTCTTACTTCCATGTTTATACCCTCCTTAAAGTAGATTTCTTTCCCTTAAGAATTTTGCAAGCTCCTCATCTCTTTTTGCCAGTTTCCTTAAGGCTTCAAGGAAGTCTTTCATCTTTGCCTTGTTTTCTGTGAGCTCTTCTTCTACCTTTTTGAACTTGTCTTCAAAGGGTCTTATCATGGTTCTCCTGTCCCATATGGCAAAGCCTATGGTTACCGCAGTTATGGTAGCAAAAGTGCCAGCAAGAATACCCATAAAGACCAGAATCATCTCAATTTTGTGATTAACTTCCTCAAACCTTTTGTCTACTTGCTCAAACCTTTTGTCTATTTGTTCAAACCTTTTTTCCGTCTGTTCCATGAACACCTTTAGGGTTGCCTTTATCTCCGCAACATCTTTTAGCAACTGTTTTTCTTCTTCTGGCGTGAGGGCAAAAGAGATGCTAAAAAGGAGTATTAAGCAAAGAAACAACCTTTTCATTTTCCCTCCTCATAAAGAATATACTTCTTTATCTCCTCACAAGCAAGTGTATTGGCAAAGGCTTTTATGTTTTTGGAGAAAAGCTCATGGTCTTTGAGTATACGCACTAGCTCTTCAAGTAGCCTTTCTACGCTTACTTCCTCTTGTCTTAGGACAAGTCCACCTCCGAGGTCTTCTATCTCCTTGGCATTGTAATACTGGTGGTCTCCAACCGCATGAGGAAAAGGAACAAAAACTGAAGGCACACCAAAAAGAGAAAGCTCCGTTATGGTGCTTGCACCCGCTCTGCTAAGGGCAACAGTGCTCGCTCTGTATAGGATATGCATATCATGGCTAAAGGACAAGACTAAAACTTTTAGTCCTTTTTGCTTATAAAATCCCTCTAACTTTTCGTAATCTCTTTCTCCAGTTATGTGTATGCCCTGCCAACCTGTTTTTTGAAAGACCTCGGGGGCTATCTGGTTTAAGAAACTTGCACCCTGACTGCCTCCCACCACAAGGAGCGTAGTCCTGTCCTCCAGACCTAAGCTTTTAATGGCTTCTTCTTTGCTTAAACTAAGACCCTCCAGCAAGGATTTCCTAACAGGCAGACCAGTCTTAACAGTCTTTTCCTTTGGAAAGTATCTTTTTGTGTATTCGAAGGTTATAAAGACCCTTTTTGCAAACCTCCACAGTAGCCTGTTGGTCTTGCTTGGCACTGAGTTTTGCTCATGAAGGTATAAAGGAGCTCCCTTCAGAGGGCAGGCTAAACCAAGAGGAAGGCTTGCGTATCCTCCAAAGATTATCGCCTTGTCTCCTCTTTCTAATAGCTTGGCTACTTGCAGAGCTCCCTTGAGGTTTTTAAACACAGAAATGAGTTTCTCCTTTATACCTCTACCCATAAAAGGATAAGCCTGCACAAAGTGGCTTTGGACGGGCAACTTGTCGCTGAGCCTTTTTTCTATACCCCTTTCTGAACCTACAAAAACAGTATCTATCTTCTCCTCAAGAAGGCACTCTATGAGTGCCAGTGCAGGGAAGAAGTGTCCACCTGTGCCACCACCGGAAACAAAAACTTTCATTTAGAAGGATTATAAAGAGGGCTTAGCCTAAAGTAAAGAAACGAACCCTTAATTACTGAGTAATAAAGAAGAAAGCTAAGAGCTAAATGCATGAAGGCAGGTATAAGGGCAGGTCCAATAATAGGCAAGAGATATACGCTTAAAGATAGTGCAAAACTAAGCAAAAGGCAGAGATTTATTAGCTTCTGGTCTATGACTTCAGACATAAGAGGAACCTTTAATGAGCCTTCATTGCTAAGGTGAAACCACACAAGAAAGGGAATAATCCTAAGCATCATGCCTGTTATAAGAGTTGAAAAGAAAAGGAAGAAGGCAAAAAGGAAACGATAATTAAAGCCATCAAAAACCAGAAAAATAACAGCTATTGAAAGATGGATATGGGAAAGATACCAGAAGTAGAGGCTTTTGTCCGCAATTTTTCTTTTTCTTGTAAAAAGTCTATGGAATGTAATAAGGGCTTGAAAAAACACAAGCAGGGAAAGTGGAAGGTTTGATAGTTTAAACTCAAAAAGAGAAAAGATGAAGGCAAAAGTCAAAAGGTATGGAAAATTCATAGCGTAAAGCCTTGGATAGGCTTTTGTAACAAAGAACATTTCTACAACCTGAAAAGAAACGCTTGCTATGAGAAGGAATATCCATCCAAAGAGCATAGATAGGCGGTGCACTTTCAGAAAGGCTTCTGTGTTGTCTATATAGCCACCATAAGAAAGTGCAGTAAGAAAGCCAGAAAACCCTCCTATAAGCACAAACAAAAGTGCAAACTTTATGCCTTGCGAGGTAGGAGTATAGCTTTTTATCCTCATAAGCCTATTAAGCATAAGAAGGCTTGTGTAAGCTATCCCAGTAAAGAGGAGTGATGCTCCAGCAAGAAGCGTAGAAAAGCTACTTAAATAAAAACCAAATAACAGCAATAGATAGCCCGGCAATAAAAGAAGCCAAGAGATAAAAGCCTTTTGTTTTGGCTTTTGCATTACCGCACCTGCCACAACAGGAAGCATCTGAAAAAGGGCTCCAAACATGGTAAAAAGGGCAAAGCCAACTGTAGTTATATGCGTAAGTAAAGGTATGCTTAATCTGTTTGTTAGAAGGGCATAGATTTCAAGCAAGGAACCCAAAAACCACAAAAGACAAGCTGTTATAAAAAAGCCTGAAACAACAGTGAAGGGTGGAGCCTGAGATAGGGATAACCCTTTGGGAAAGCTCATAGTGTTTCCATCTTTTGCACAACCTCTGGTGCATCAAGATGCTGGTCACACATGGGATAGAGTATCTGCTCTTCTTTCATATTGTGCTGTTGTATAAGTATCATAAAGGTTTCTCCAGTGGAGAGAAAAGTCTTCCTGTCCCTTTTTTCAAGAGCCTGTTCCATCCTCTGTATAAGCTCTCTCGCCTGAGCATGCTCCATCCTCATAACCTGCGTAGGACCCATGACTATACCTGTCCTTCCCTCAAACTCAGGAAATAGCACCTCCTCTTCTTTTTGAAAGTGTCTGAGAGTCTCGTCTTTGAAAGCTTCAAAAGCCTTTCTCGCCTCTTCCCAACTTCCAGAGTTCACAAGCTCCTCCACTCTTGCATACAGGTCATCACACTCTCTGTGTTCTTCTATCAGATACTCGGTTATGGTAAACATTCAAAACCTCCTTCATATGATAGTATATATATACTTACTTTTTTCCTCTTGTCAAGGTTTAAATTTAAAACCTATGAAAGTTTCTCTTATAACCCTCGGGTGCAGGAGCAACGCCTTTGATACAGAGCTTATGGCAAACTACTTTAAGTCAAAAGGCTACGAGGTTTTAAACGACCAAGAACAAGCGGACGTTTACATAATAAACACATGCACCGTTACCTCAGAGGCGGATAGGTCCTCTCGTCAAGCAATACATAGAGCAAAGAGAAAAAATCCAAAAGCCTTAGTGGTAGCCACAGGGTGCTACGCACAGGTAAACCCACAGGCATTATCAAGTATGCAGGACGTGGATATGGTAGTGGGAAACTCTCACAAGCACAGGATAGTTGAGCTGATTGAGGAGTTTTTGCAGGATAAGGGAGAGAATATCTTTGTAGATAACATCTTCCGTCAGTCAAGACTTGAGAGCTTTGACCTTATAACCTTTTTTGAAAAGGCAAGACCCTTCATAAAGGTCCAAGAGGGTTGTAATCGCTTTTGCACTTTTTGTGTAATACCCTATGCGAGAGGAAAGGTAAGAAGCGTTCCACCCGAGAAGGTTATAAAAGAGGTGGAACTCTTGGCACAAAAAGGCTTCCAAGAAGTTGTCCTAACAGGCACACAGCTAACTCAGTATGGCTGGGACATGGGAACAAGCCTTTATGAGCTTCTCAGAGGGCTTATAGAAGTCAAGGACATTGAACTTATAAGGTTGTCTTCCATGCACCCTTCCGAGATAGACGGAGAACTCTTAGAGCTTATAACTTCAGAGGAAAAGATAGCACCTCACTTTCATATTTCACTTCAAAGCGGGTCTGACAGAATCTTAAAGCTTATGGAGAGAGAATACACGGTGAGCGATTATGTAAGGATTGTGGATAAGATAATAAGCAAAAGACCCATATCCGCCATAGGCACAGACATTATAGTGGGCTTTCCTACAGAAACAGAAGAGGACTTTGAGCAGACCTACAAACTTTTAAAGGAACTACCCATAGCCTATATGCATGTTTTTCCCTACTCAGATAGACCCTTTACCAAAGCAAGCAAAATGCAAGGAAAGGTATCCTCTTCTGCAAAGGAGCAAAGGGTAAAGGTCTTAAAGGAATTAGACAGGGAAAATAGGCAAAATTTCTACGAAACTCACGGAGGAAAGAGCTTAAGGGCAACCATAATAGAAGGGAATAGGCTTCTTACGGAAAACTATATAGAAGTAGATAGAAGTGTAAAAGGTAATGCGGGCTGTGTTATTAGAATAGTGCTTTAGTTATAATAATTAGGCTGTGGTCAAAAACCTATATCTCCTGCGTCACGCACAAAGCGAATATAACGAAAAGGGTATATTTCAAGGAAGGTTAGACAGTGACCTAACTCCTCTGGGCTTTGTTCAGGCAAGGCTTGTGGCTCAGGAGCTTTCAGATAAAGGCATAGAGATAATATACTCCTCTCCTCAAAGAAGAGCCTATAAGACCGCACTTACAGTTGCGGACGTGCTTGGTCTTGAGGTTATAGTGGATGAGCGTATAAGGGAGATGTCCTTTGGAGAATACGAAGGTAGGCACTTTTGGAGGCTTATGGAAGAGGAAGGTGAGCTTCTTAGGGCTTGGCTTTCCAATCCTGTTAAAAATCCACTGCCTACTCAAGAGGATATGGAAAGCTTCAAAAACAGGGTGGAGAGTTTTCTGAGGGATATACTTCAAGAAAGGCACACAAGCATTCTAATCGTTGCACATGGTGGAACTCTTC contains the following coding sequences:
- the cyoE gene encoding heme o synthase, encoding MVSRAVVYSSLIRDYIILTKPGIVLLVLITTLTGMYFAKRGFPDPWLVFWTLLGTGLASAGSAVLNQFFDRDLDALMSRTKDRPLPSGSIPSLNALVFGLSLLVLSAVVMLLKVNMLATFFVFLASFFYVVIYTIALKRKSPLATEIGGVSGALPPVIGYASVRGEVGFEALILFLIMFMWQPPHFWVLAIKYAEDYKRAGIPTLPVSKGIEHTKIKTLIYTAGLLPLSLLPSIYGIAGHIYFVSALLLSGLYLLLTLKFVLSKKPNGMFLFFYSILYIALLFSVMVFDMRR
- a CDS encoding COX15/CtaA family protein, with the translated sequence MLRLSLGLAILFTYIVMIWGGAVRSTDSGLACPDWPLCYGNFQLPKETSAKLEMGHRTVSGLAGIFVFLTFFLLWFKYKTAPKSAKIASLVALLFTISAALTGMKMIRLEAPNLKYVSHMLLESFHIYESMIILGALVLTYRFLQREEKPSGGVPLWAYAFALTTMITGVLVRYTGSGEACGHEWPTCAGKLIPDLTNWQVALQFAHRNIAYVTWLAFLLAMVSNFNRTTLTAFVFINLQFLFAISMVVSGFFLPLVFLDTAMGFFLFAWLTYNLQLSKTPEPRVKPAW
- the galU gene encoding UTP--glucose-1-phosphate uridylyltransferase GalU, which produces MEVRKAVLPVAGWGTRFLPATKAMPKEMFPIIDKPVIQFIVEECLEAGIDNIIFVTGRHKRPIEHHFDINTDLEKHLEQCGKTELLKNIMEISRLINPIYIRQKEQLGLGHAVLVAEPVVGYEPFIVCLGDVILRDEDNVLRKMMDVYKRFGKSVIAVFEVEQREVSKYGIIDGRHIEKDIYIIDDLVEKPKPEEAPSRLAIVGRYLFTPRIFEKLKITPPGKGGEIQLTDAIRLLLEEEAVYAIKVDSRVYDTGTPMGYIQTILEFALQREDLREGLLRYMRDLTIEPTEV
- the murG gene encoding undecaprenyldiphospho-muramoylpentapeptide beta-N-acetylglucosaminyltransferase, translated to MKVFVSGGGTGGHFFPALALIECLLEEKIDTVFVGSERGIEKRLSDKLPVQSHFVQAYPFMGRGIKEKLISVFKNLKGALQVAKLLERGDKAIIFGGYASLPLGLACPLKGAPLYLHEQNSVPSKTNRLLWRFAKRVFITFEYTKRYFPKEKTVKTGLPVRKSLLEGLSLSKEEAIKSLGLEDRTTLLVVGGSQGASFLNQIAPEVFQKTGWQGIHITGERDYEKLEGFYKQKGLKVLVLSFSHDMHILYRASTVALSRAGASTITELSLFGVPSVFVPFPHAVGDHQYYNAKEIEDLGGGLVLRQEEVSVERLLEELVRILKDHELFSKNIKAFANTLACEEIKKYILYEEGK
- a CDS encoding hemerythrin domain-containing protein, whose protein sequence is MFTITEYLIEEHRECDDLYARVEELVNSGSWEEARKAFEAFKDETLRHFQKEEEVLFPEFEGRTGIVMGPTQVMRMEHAQARELIQRMEQALEKRDRKTFLSTGETFMILIQQHNMKEEQILYPMCDQHLDAPEVVQKMETL
- the mtaB gene encoding tRNA (N(6)-L-threonylcarbamoyladenosine(37)-C(2))-methylthiotransferase MtaB — its product is MKVSLITLGCRSNAFDTELMANYFKSKGYEVLNDQEQADVYIINTCTVTSEADRSSRQAIHRAKRKNPKALVVATGCYAQVNPQALSSMQDVDMVVGNSHKHRIVELIEEFLQDKGENIFVDNIFRQSRLESFDLITFFEKARPFIKVQEGCNRFCTFCVIPYARGKVRSVPPEKVIKEVELLAQKGFQEVVLTGTQLTQYGWDMGTSLYELLRGLIEVKDIELIRLSSMHPSEIDGELLELITSEEKIAPHFHISLQSGSDRILKLMEREYTVSDYVRIVDKIISKRPISAIGTDIIVGFPTETEEDFEQTYKLLKELPIAYMHVFPYSDRPFTKASKMQGKVSSSAKEQRVKVLKELDRENRQNFYETHGGKSLRATIIEGNRLLTENYIEVDRSVKGNAGCVIRIVL
- a CDS encoding histidine phosphatase family protein — protein: MVKNLYLLRHAQSEYNEKGIFQGRLDSDLTPLGFVQARLVAQELSDKGIEIIYSSPQRRAYKTALTVADVLGLEVIVDERIREMSFGEYEGRHFWRLMEEEGELLRAWLSNPVKNPLPTQEDMESFKNRVESFLRDILQERHTSILIVAHGGTLHAIVCLSLGLGLENLWNIHMDNTGITQLRYKAGRFELKHLNRLCHMKGL